From a region of the Thermoflexus hugenholtzii JAD2 genome:
- the nrfH gene encoding cytochrome c nitrite reductase small subunit: MRTTVYWAIGGVIGVLIVAGLGALFLTPQGLGAYLSDDPQACNNCHVMNASYEGWFHAAHRRVAVCNDCHTPHEFPAKWATKVTKGIQHVYFYTTYQIPAQIRADPLTQQIVQANCVRCHFNTVSGQSGLLQGERFCFDCHRTVAHGERRSIAFGTLSERR; this comes from the coding sequence ATGCGGACGACCGTCTACTGGGCGATCGGAGGGGTGATCGGTGTGCTCATCGTCGCCGGGCTGGGCGCGCTATTCCTCACCCCTCAGGGCCTCGGCGCTTATCTATCTGATGATCCGCAAGCCTGTAACAACTGCCACGTGATGAACGCTTCCTACGAGGGCTGGTTCCACGCCGCCCATCGCCGGGTTGCGGTGTGCAACGATTGCCATACTCCCCATGAGTTCCCCGCCAAATGGGCGACGAAGGTCACGAAGGGAATCCAACACGTCTACTTCTACACTACGTATCAGATCCCCGCCCAGATCCGTGCAGACCCGTTGACCCAGCAGATCGTTCAGGCGAACTGCGTGCGCTGCCATTTCAATACGGTCTCCGGTCAAAGTGGATTGCTTCAGGGGGAGCGGTTCTGCTTCGATTGCCATCGCACGGTGGCCCATGGGGAACGCCGTTCCATCGCCTTCGGCACCCTCTCCGAAAGGAGGTGA
- a CDS encoding ammonia-forming cytochrome c nitrite reductase subunit c552, translating into MFQRMPPLWLRITGLVALVIVLGLALALVIVQLRGPRLEVVRPVAIPEGETNPAVWGLAFPREYESWLRTKEGRKTLYAGSVPFDKLEEDPRLKILWEGYLFAVEWGEDRGHAYSVEDTLKSKRRQALAQKRGGVTPGTCWSCKSADVPRLLEEMGPANFYAASFEKLYEEGKVKHPVSCANCHDPKTMAPTIQQVALKEALQKLGKDIHQLTRQELRTLTCAQCHVEYYFAKEPKDYLVFPWEKGTRFEDIEAYYNERKFADWTHPSTGVPLVKFQHPEYEMYTANSTHYLAGVACADCHMPFVIEGGIKYTSHQAASPWHRMEQACGTCHLDIPFIRKRVEIIQTTTKALQDAAEMALVEAVEALKAIKDNPNADPQLAEEARTLFRKAHMRWDFVAVENSLGFHNPQEAMRLLAEAINYARQAQLKAVQALQRPQAQAATP; encoded by the coding sequence ATGTTCCAGCGAATGCCGCCGCTCTGGCTACGAATTACGGGTCTGGTGGCCCTGGTGATCGTGCTGGGCCTGGCCCTGGCGCTGGTGATCGTCCAGCTGCGCGGGCCGCGCCTGGAGGTGGTGCGGCCGGTGGCCATTCCCGAGGGGGAAACGAACCCCGCGGTATGGGGCTTGGCCTTCCCCCGGGAGTATGAGAGCTGGCTCCGCACCAAGGAGGGCCGCAAGACCCTCTACGCGGGCTCGGTGCCCTTCGACAAGCTGGAGGAGGATCCCCGCTTAAAGATCCTATGGGAGGGCTACCTCTTCGCCGTCGAATGGGGGGAAGACCGCGGGCACGCCTACTCCGTGGAGGACACGCTCAAAAGCAAGCGGCGCCAGGCCCTGGCCCAGAAGCGCGGCGGGGTGACCCCGGGGACCTGCTGGAGCTGCAAGTCAGCCGATGTCCCCCGCCTGCTGGAGGAGATGGGCCCGGCGAACTTCTACGCGGCCTCCTTCGAAAAGCTCTATGAGGAAGGGAAGGTGAAGCATCCGGTCTCCTGCGCCAACTGCCACGACCCCAAGACCATGGCGCCTACGATCCAGCAGGTGGCCCTGAAGGAGGCCCTCCAGAAGCTGGGCAAGGACATCCATCAGCTCACCCGCCAGGAGCTGCGCACCCTGACCTGCGCCCAGTGCCACGTGGAGTATTACTTCGCGAAGGAGCCCAAGGATTACTTGGTGTTCCCGTGGGAGAAGGGGACCCGCTTTGAGGACATCGAGGCTTACTACAACGAGCGCAAGTTCGCGGACTGGACCCATCCCTCCACCGGCGTGCCGCTGGTCAAGTTCCAGCATCCAGAATATGAGATGTATACGGCTAACTCTACTCACTATCTGGCCGGGGTGGCCTGCGCGGACTGCCATATGCCCTTTGTGATCGAGGGTGGGATCAAATACACCTCCCATCAGGCGGCCAGCCCGTGGCATCGCATGGAGCAGGCCTGCGGCACGTGCCACCTGGACATCCCCTTCATCCGAAAGCGGGTGGAGATCATCCAGACGACCACCAAGGCCCTTCAGGATGCGGCGGAGATGGCCCTGGTGGAGGCCGTCGAAGCCCTGAAGGCGATCAAGGACAACCCCAACGCGGATCCCCAGCTGGCGGAGGAGGCCCGGACGCTGTTCCGCAAGGCCCACATGCGCTGGGATTTCGTGGCCGTGGAGAACTCCCTCGGCTTCCACAACCCCCAGGAGGCCATGCGGTTGCTGGCGGAAGCCATCAACTACGCTCGCCAGGCCCAGCTGAAAGCCGTGCAGGCCCTCCAGCGGCCGCAGGCCCAGGCTGCCACCCCGTAA
- the hisH gene encoding imidazole glycerol phosphate synthase subunit HisH produces MTRVLVIDYGIGNLGNVVRALQRLGAEVRLSEDPADLEWADRLILPGVGAFGDGMAGLRARGWVAPLRAAVAAGKPLLGICLGMQLLFEESEEMGRYTGLGLLGGRVRRFPPEAGKIPQIGWNQLERQGDHPLLHGVPDGAYAYFVHGYYCEPEDPEVVIATTVYGIRYASAVAHGPVMGVQFHPEKSHRVGQRILENFLRL; encoded by the coding sequence ATGACGCGGGTTCTGGTGATCGATTACGGGATCGGCAACCTGGGGAACGTGGTGCGGGCGCTCCAGCGCCTGGGCGCCGAGGTGCGGCTGAGCGAGGATCCGGCGGACCTGGAGTGGGCGGACCGCCTGATCCTGCCCGGCGTGGGGGCCTTCGGGGACGGCATGGCCGGCCTGCGGGCCCGGGGCTGGGTGGCGCCGCTGCGGGCCGCCGTCGCCGCCGGCAAGCCTCTCCTGGGCATCTGCCTGGGGATGCAGCTCCTCTTCGAGGAAAGCGAAGAGATGGGCCGCTACACCGGCCTGGGGTTGCTGGGGGGCCGCGTCCGCCGTTTCCCTCCTGAAGCCGGGAAGATCCCCCAAATCGGATGGAACCAGCTGGAGCGTCAGGGCGACCATCCCCTCCTGCACGGAGTCCCGGACGGCGCCTACGCTTATTTCGTGCATGGGTATTATTGCGAGCCGGAGGATCCGGAGGTGGTCATCGCCACCACGGTTTACGGGATCCGCTACGCCTCGGCGGTGGCCCACGGGCCGGTGATGGGCGTCCAGTTCCACCCCGAAAAAAGCCACCGCGTGGGCCAGCGGATCCTGGAGAACTTCTTGCGCCTGTGA
- a CDS encoding 1-(5-phosphoribosyl)-5-[(5-phosphoribosylamino)methylideneamino]imidazole-4-carboxamide isomerase, producing the protein MVLELIPSLDLLEGQVVRLIQGDPRRRIVYPLDPLEQAARWAEEGARWLHVVHLDGAFGASGASAAAIARLVREAPLQVQMGGGLRSLADLERAFSWGVARAVVGTMAVRDPASFEAALARFGPERLVLAVEVRGGQLTWAGWQEAAGDPEAFARAWAARGVCRVLYTDTMRDGTLAGPDVEGALRIAQASGARVLLSGGVGTLEHVEAAARAAAHGLEALILGRALHEGRFTLREAMRRLRPTEPGGPR; encoded by the coding sequence ATGGTGCTGGAGCTGATCCCTTCCCTTGATTTGCTGGAGGGCCAGGTCGTCCGCCTGATCCAGGGGGACCCCCGCCGTCGGATCGTGTATCCGTTGGATCCCCTGGAGCAGGCGGCGCGCTGGGCGGAAGAGGGCGCCCGCTGGCTGCACGTCGTCCACCTGGATGGCGCCTTCGGGGCCTCGGGGGCCAGCGCCGCGGCGATCGCCCGCCTGGTCCGGGAGGCCCCGCTCCAGGTCCAGATGGGCGGCGGCCTGCGCAGCCTGGCGGACTTAGAGCGGGCCTTCTCCTGGGGGGTTGCGCGTGCGGTGGTGGGGACCATGGCCGTGCGGGATCCCGCATCCTTTGAGGCCGCCCTGGCCCGCTTCGGGCCCGAGCGCCTGGTGCTGGCAGTGGAGGTGCGAGGAGGGCAGCTGACCTGGGCGGGCTGGCAGGAAGCGGCGGGGGACCCCGAGGCCTTCGCCCGGGCGTGGGCCGCGCGGGGAGTGTGCCGGGTCCTTTATACGGACACGATGCGGGACGGCACCCTCGCCGGGCCGGATGTGGAAGGAGCCCTCCGGATCGCCCAGGCCAGCGGCGCGCGGGTGTTGCTCTCCGGGGGCGTGGGGACCCTCGAACACGTGGAGGCGGCGGCCCGCGCGGCGGCCCACGGCCTGGAGGCGCTGATCCTCGGCCGGGCGCTGCATGAGGGGCGGTTCACCCTGCGCGAGGCGATGAGGCGCCTGCGTCCGACCGAACCCGGAGGCCCCAGATGA
- a CDS encoding nucleotidyltransferase domain-containing protein — protein MMRPRFFLPMAERERLLDRLRAQVEREAEVEFATVFGSFLDPELPFADIDVGLGLALGADPERYEIDRAADWSVALGYPVDVVVFTRAPLGLQVQILNGRPLLIRDVERFVELLERTGWEWMHWEPYVRQFLRELLP, from the coding sequence ATGATGCGGCCGCGGTTCTTTCTCCCGATGGCGGAGCGGGAGCGCCTGCTGGACCGGCTGCGGGCGCAGGTGGAGAGGGAGGCGGAGGTCGAGTTCGCTACCGTCTTCGGCTCCTTCCTGGATCCCGAGCTGCCCTTCGCGGACATCGACGTCGGCCTGGGGCTGGCCCTGGGGGCGGACCCCGAGCGCTATGAGATCGATCGCGCCGCGGACTGGAGCGTCGCCCTGGGCTATCCGGTGGATGTGGTGGTCTTCACCCGCGCGCCGCTGGGGCTGCAGGTTCAGATCCTGAACGGCCGCCCGTTGCTCATCCGCGATGTGGAGCGCTTCGTGGAACTCCTGGAGCGGACGGGCTGGGAATGGATGCACTGGGAGCCTTATGTCCGCCAATTCCTGAGGGAGCTGTTGCCGTGA
- the hisF gene encoding imidazole glycerol phosphate synthase subunit HisF, which yields MALARRIIPCLDIRAGRVVKGVRFVDLRDAGDPVAHARFYEEEGADELVFLDITASVEDRGILLEVVRRVAEVLSIPFTVGGGVRDVEDFRALLRAGADKVSINTAAVQHPERITEAARRFGSQCVVVAIDAKRVGPDRWEVYIHGGRTPTGLDAVAWAREAERRGAGEILLTSIDADGTREGYDLALTRAVAEAVGIPVIASGGAGAPEHFYRVFTEGKADAALAASLFHFRELRIADLKRYLAERGIPVRLV from the coding sequence ATGGCGCTGGCCAGGCGTATCATCCCGTGTCTGGACATTCGTGCTGGGCGGGTGGTCAAGGGGGTGCGGTTCGTTGACCTGCGCGACGCCGGGGACCCGGTGGCGCACGCTCGGTTCTATGAGGAGGAGGGGGCTGACGAGCTGGTCTTCCTGGATATCACCGCCTCCGTGGAGGACCGCGGGATCCTGCTGGAGGTGGTGCGGCGCGTGGCGGAGGTCCTCTCCATCCCCTTCACCGTCGGCGGGGGGGTTCGGGATGTAGAGGATTTCCGGGCCCTGTTGCGGGCGGGGGCGGACAAGGTGAGCATCAACACGGCGGCGGTGCAGCACCCCGAGCGGATCACGGAGGCGGCGCGGCGTTTCGGCTCCCAGTGCGTGGTGGTGGCCATCGACGCCAAACGGGTCGGCCCGGACCGGTGGGAGGTCTACATCCACGGCGGGCGCACGCCCACCGGGCTGGACGCGGTGGCGTGGGCCCGGGAGGCCGAGCGCCGGGGGGCCGGGGAGATCCTGCTCACCAGCATCGACGCGGACGGCACCCGGGAGGGTTATGATCTGGCCCTCACCCGCGCCGTGGCCGAGGCGGTGGGGATCCCCGTCATCGCCTCCGGGGGAGCGGGGGCGCCGGAGCATTTCTACCGGGTCTTCACCGAGGGGAAAGCCGACGCGGCCCTGGCCGCCTCCCTCTTCCATTTCCGCGAGCTCCGCATCGCCGATCTCAAGCGCTATCTCGCGGAGCGCGGGATCCCTGTCCGCCTGGTCTGA
- a CDS encoding queuosine precursor transporter → MPTRTYRFFDLVMALFVTVLIVSNIASSAKIVDWGVSLFGVRLAFDAGTILFPVSYIFGDILTEVYGYRRSRRVIWTGFACLALSAFVLWLVRILPGDPEWERYAGQRAYEAILGGMSTGGIVLASLLGYWSGEFANSFTLARMKILTRGRYLWSRTIGSTLVGQLVDTGVFVTVASLFGVFPWTLFATLVLTNYLFKVGVEVVMTPVTYLVVGALKRLEQEDYYDYDTDFNPFRLELGI, encoded by the coding sequence ATGCCCACTCGCACGTATCGCTTCTTCGATCTGGTGATGGCCCTTTTCGTCACCGTGCTCATCGTGAGCAACATCGCCTCCTCCGCCAAGATCGTCGATTGGGGGGTGAGCCTCTTCGGCGTGCGCCTGGCCTTCGACGCCGGCACGATCCTCTTCCCGGTGAGTTACATCTTTGGGGATATCCTCACCGAGGTCTACGGCTACCGCCGCTCCCGCCGGGTGATCTGGACCGGTTTCGCATGTCTCGCGTTGAGCGCCTTCGTCCTGTGGCTGGTGCGGATCCTCCCCGGGGATCCGGAATGGGAGCGATACGCCGGCCAGCGCGCGTATGAAGCGATCCTGGGAGGGATGAGCACTGGCGGCATCGTCCTGGCCAGCCTCTTGGGCTACTGGTCGGGCGAGTTCGCCAACTCCTTCACCCTGGCCCGGATGAAGATCCTCACCCGCGGGCGCTACCTGTGGTCCCGCACCATCGGCAGCACCCTGGTGGGGCAGTTGGTGGACACCGGGGTCTTCGTCACCGTGGCCTCTCTGTTCGGGGTGTTCCCCTGGACGCTCTTCGCGACCCTGGTGCTCACCAACTATCTGTTCAAGGTCGGCGTCGAGGTGGTGATGACCCCGGTGACGTATCTGGTCGTGGGCGCCCTCAAGCGGCTGGAGCAGGAGGATTATTACGACTATGACACCGATTTCAACCCCTTCCGGCTGGAGCTCGGGATCTGA
- the hisIE gene encoding bifunctional phosphoribosyl-AMP cyclohydrolase/phosphoribosyl-ATP diphosphatase HisIE, with translation MTPISTPSGWSSGSEETLRPAVVQDAVTGRVLMLGWMNEEALRRTRETGEVHFWSRSRGRLWRKGETSGNVLRVVEIRLDCDADAVLVQALPAGPTCHTGRPSCFHREPEGGEIPPPPGSILHRLEQVVGSRRDHPEAGSYTAQLFAAGPDEIAKKIGEEAVEVLLALRHQPDRRVLEEAADLLYMLTVGLSLRGLSWDAVLQVLAERRGLR, from the coding sequence ATGACACCGATTTCAACCCCTTCCGGCTGGAGCTCGGGATCTGAGGAGACGCTGCGCCCGGCGGTGGTGCAGGACGCGGTCACCGGCCGGGTGCTGATGCTGGGCTGGATGAACGAGGAAGCCCTCCGGCGCACCCGGGAGACCGGGGAGGTGCACTTCTGGAGCCGATCCCGGGGCCGCCTCTGGCGAAAAGGTGAGACCTCCGGGAACGTCCTGCGAGTGGTGGAGATCCGGCTGGATTGCGACGCGGACGCGGTCCTGGTGCAGGCCCTCCCGGCCGGCCCGACCTGTCACACCGGCCGGCCCAGCTGCTTTCATCGTGAACCGGAGGGGGGCGAGATCCCTCCGCCCCCTGGCTCGATCCTCCACCGCCTGGAGCAGGTGGTGGGATCCCGGCGGGATCATCCGGAGGCGGGGTCCTACACCGCGCAGCTGTTCGCCGCCGGCCCCGATGAGATCGCCAAGAAGATCGGGGAGGAGGCCGTCGAGGTGCTCCTGGCCCTCCGGCATCAGCCTGACCGCCGGGTCCTGGAGGAGGCGGCGGATCTTCTTTACATGTTGACGGTGGGCCTGAGCCTGCGCGGCTTAAGCTGGGACGCGGTGCTCCAGGTCCTGGCGGAGCGCCGGGGGCTTCGCTGA
- the hisD gene encoding histidinol dehydrogenase: MEIYRWEALDPETRRRLLLRARSDLTEVLPEVKAILEDVRRRGDAAVRDYMRRFDGVDWPPSQWRVSREAMAAAWEELTPEVQEALRREAGAVRRFHEAQRERPIWLMEMAPGVLAGQIIRPLDSAGLYIPGGRAVYPTIVHALGIPAAVAGVPRIVACTPPAGRHPAVLAAAEAAGVTDFFLVGGVAAIAAMAYGTETIPRVDKIVGPGNIYVLAAKMLVMGETAIDMLAGPTEVVVLADETARPDWVAAELLAQAEHDPQTSCLLVTPVEDLAWAVRREIERQGPALPRWSIARQALETYGGLIVTADLETAIAVCNAYAPEHLAIYTRDPWAILPRIRHAGSVFLGPWSAVAAGDYATGTNNTLPTGGWARAASSVSVDTFIRRIEVEALTEEGLRHLAPVITTLAEVEGLHGHAASVRIRLSEGGEGAGFDRPSRES; the protein is encoded by the coding sequence ATGGAGATCTACCGGTGGGAGGCGCTGGATCCGGAGACACGCCGTCGCCTGTTGCTGCGGGCCCGGTCGGATCTCACGGAAGTGCTCCCCGAAGTGAAGGCCATCCTGGAGGACGTGCGCCGACGGGGCGACGCGGCGGTGCGGGATTACATGCGTCGCTTCGATGGGGTGGACTGGCCGCCGTCGCAATGGCGGGTGAGCCGGGAGGCCATGGCGGCGGCCTGGGAGGAGCTCACCCCGGAGGTTCAGGAGGCCCTGCGCCGGGAGGCCGGGGCCGTCCGCCGCTTCCACGAGGCACAACGAGAGCGGCCGATCTGGCTGATGGAGATGGCCCCCGGGGTGCTGGCCGGTCAAATCATCCGGCCCCTCGATTCCGCCGGGCTTTACATCCCGGGCGGCCGCGCCGTGTATCCCACCATCGTCCATGCCCTGGGGATCCCCGCCGCCGTCGCGGGCGTCCCCCGCATCGTGGCCTGTACCCCGCCGGCCGGGCGTCACCCGGCCGTGCTGGCCGCGGCGGAGGCAGCCGGGGTCACGGATTTCTTCTTGGTCGGCGGGGTGGCCGCCATCGCGGCGATGGCCTACGGCACCGAGACCATCCCGCGGGTGGACAAGATCGTCGGCCCTGGCAACATTTATGTCTTGGCGGCCAAGATGCTGGTGATGGGGGAGACGGCCATCGACATGCTGGCGGGCCCGACGGAGGTGGTGGTGCTGGCCGATGAGACCGCCCGCCCCGACTGGGTGGCGGCGGAGCTCTTGGCCCAGGCGGAGCACGATCCCCAGACCTCGTGCCTCCTGGTCACCCCTGTCGAGGACCTGGCTTGGGCGGTGCGCCGGGAGATCGAGCGTCAGGGCCCGGCGCTGCCCCGCTGGTCCATCGCCCGCCAGGCCCTGGAAACCTACGGCGGGCTGATCGTCACCGCGGACTTGGAGACGGCCATCGCGGTGTGCAACGCCTACGCGCCGGAGCACCTCGCGATCTACACCCGCGATCCCTGGGCCATCCTCCCGCGCATCCGTCATGCCGGGTCGGTCTTCCTGGGGCCGTGGTCGGCGGTGGCAGCGGGGGATTACGCCACCGGGACCAACAACACCCTGCCGACGGGGGGCTGGGCCCGGGCGGCCTCCTCGGTGTCGGTGGACACCTTCATCCGGCGGATCGAGGTGGAGGCCCTTACGGAGGAAGGGCTGCGCCACCTGGCCCCGGTGATCACCACCCTGGCGGAGGTGGAGGGGCTCCACGGCCACGCGGCCTCCGTCCGCATCCGGCTTTCGGAGGGCGGAGAGGGCGCTGGGTTTGACAGGCCCTCCAGAGAAAGTTAG
- the speE gene encoding polyamine aminopropyltransferase: protein MAQGALAEEPFEGMTLTFAEESTITAVYQVRRVLAHERSSLQEIAILELENWGKALVLDGVIQFTQRDEFFYHESLVHPAMMAHPNPRRVLVIGGGDGGVAREALRYPTVEEVTVVEVDGRVVELCRQHMPEFASSFDDPRVRLIIGNGRSFLEEQAGSYDVILLDSNDPLAELARRLFDPVFFRLCAEHLTDEGMLALHLSESLFREGYLGYEAPMVRGALSQLFRYVETIPMPYSTYPCNWWSFMVCSKGLDPRVVRNPHPFRGRYYDPAYHAWLFAPAAFIERLEMLKGTF from the coding sequence ATGGCTCAGGGAGCGCTGGCGGAGGAGCCCTTCGAGGGCATGACCTTGACCTTTGCCGAGGAGAGCACCATCACCGCCGTCTACCAGGTCCGCCGGGTCCTGGCCCACGAGCGCAGCTCGCTGCAGGAGATCGCCATCCTGGAGCTGGAGAACTGGGGCAAGGCCCTGGTCCTGGACGGCGTGATCCAGTTCACCCAGCGGGACGAGTTTTTCTATCACGAGTCCCTGGTCCACCCGGCGATGATGGCCCATCCCAACCCCCGCCGCGTGCTGGTCATCGGGGGCGGGGACGGTGGGGTGGCCCGGGAGGCCCTGCGCTATCCGACGGTGGAGGAGGTGACGGTGGTGGAGGTGGACGGCCGGGTGGTGGAGCTGTGCCGGCAGCACATGCCCGAGTTCGCCTCCTCTTTCGACGATCCCCGGGTCCGCTTGATCATCGGCAACGGCCGTTCGTTTCTCGAGGAGCAGGCCGGATCCTATGATGTCATCCTTCTGGACTCCAACGATCCTCTGGCGGAGCTGGCCCGCCGCCTCTTCGATCCCGTCTTCTTCCGGCTGTGCGCGGAACACCTCACCGATGAGGGGATGCTGGCCCTTCATCTTTCGGAATCTCTGTTCCGGGAAGGTTACCTGGGCTATGAGGCGCCGATGGTGCGGGGAGCGCTCAGCCAGCTGTTCCGGTATGTGGAGACCATCCCCATGCCCTATTCCACCTACCCCTGCAACTGGTGGAGCTTTATGGTCTGCTCGAAGGGGTTGGACCCTCGGGTGGTCCGCAACCCGCATCCCTTCCGAGGGCGCTACTATGACCCCGCTTACCACGCCTGGCTCTTCGCCCCAGCCGCCTTCATCGAGCGCCTGGAGATGCTGAAGGGGACGTTTTAG
- a CDS encoding C39 family peptidase, with protein sequence MGRWGWRMGGALILLMGLGALWEGLHLLPPRYVARLVPEPLQVWFWPAHPAAVPTPSTPVSPERLAALLTPLTPTVRPSLVSTPSRTPVPSPSPPRPSPSPTSRPLPTPTVTPPVFPGPTQAARNTPAALEEADVLLYGVRHTFQTWNNCGPATLVMALSFYGWRGTQKETASVLKPDPEDKNVSPEEMAAFARSLGLGARVRVNGSIPLLQQLLRNGFPVIIETGFEPDPRQGWMGHYRLLIGFSERRGQFIVMDSYMGPNQGIPYAEVDRYWRHFQRAYIVIYRPEDEERVRALIGPVWDDDGRMWAEALARAQEEIAASPRDAFAWFNAGAAFLRLGRAEEAATAFDQARTLGLPWRILWYRFEPFEAYLAVGRYADVIALADANLRVTPYVEEWYDYKGQALLALGDREGARAMFQRALQFNPNFQAAREHLTALTP encoded by the coding sequence ATGGGCCGCTGGGGTTGGCGGATGGGAGGAGCGCTGATCCTCCTCATGGGATTAGGAGCGCTGTGGGAAGGGCTTCACCTGCTTCCCCCACGGTATGTCGCCCGTCTGGTCCCGGAGCCCCTTCAGGTCTGGTTCTGGCCCGCCCATCCCGCCGCCGTCCCTACTCCCTCGACGCCGGTATCCCCGGAGCGGCTGGCGGCCCTCCTGACGCCCCTCACGCCTACAGTGCGACCCTCCCTAGTCTCCACCCCTTCCCGGACACCGGTCCCCTCCCCTTCCCCTCCTCGTCCATCGCCCTCGCCCACTTCTCGTCCCTTGCCGACGCCGACGGTGACCCCGCCGGTTTTCCCGGGGCCCACCCAGGCCGCGCGCAACACCCCGGCCGCTCTGGAAGAGGCGGATGTCCTGCTGTATGGCGTGCGCCACACATTCCAGACCTGGAACAATTGCGGCCCGGCTACCCTGGTCATGGCGTTGAGCTTCTACGGCTGGCGAGGCACCCAGAAAGAGACTGCTTCCGTCCTTAAGCCGGACCCCGAGGACAAGAACGTTTCCCCCGAGGAGATGGCGGCCTTCGCTCGGAGTCTGGGGCTGGGGGCCCGGGTGCGGGTGAACGGGAGCATCCCCCTCCTGCAACAGCTGCTCCGGAACGGGTTCCCGGTGATCATCGAGACCGGCTTCGAGCCGGACCCCCGGCAGGGATGGATGGGACACTACCGCCTGCTCATCGGATTCAGCGAGCGGCGGGGCCAGTTCATCGTGATGGATTCTTACATGGGGCCGAACCAGGGGATCCCTTACGCTGAGGTGGACCGCTACTGGCGCCACTTCCAGCGCGCTTATATCGTGATCTATCGCCCGGAGGATGAGGAGCGGGTGCGGGCGCTGATCGGGCCGGTCTGGGACGACGATGGGCGGATGTGGGCGGAAGCCCTCGCCCGGGCCCAGGAGGAGATCGCCGCCAGCCCACGGGACGCCTTCGCCTGGTTCAACGCCGGCGCGGCGTTCCTCCGTCTGGGGCGGGCGGAGGAGGCGGCGACGGCCTTCGATCAGGCCCGGACCCTGGGGTTGCCCTGGCGGATCCTGTGGTATCGCTTCGAGCCCTTTGAGGCCTACCTGGCTGTCGGCCGCTACGCCGACGTGATCGCCCTGGCCGACGCCAACCTCCGGGTCACGCCCTACGTGGAAGAGTGGTATGACTACAAGGGGCAGGCTCTGCTGGCCTTAGGGGATCGGGAAGGCGCCCGCGCCATGTTCCAACGGGCACTACAGTTCAACCCGAACTTCCAGGCCGCTCGGGAGCATCTAACGGCCCTCACCCCATGA